The Salvia splendens isolate huo1 chromosome 20, SspV2, whole genome shotgun sequence nucleotide sequence tttttcctactttattatctcctcacttaatatatttaatatattttttttaattttcgtatCGAAAAAAAATCTCTCTATTAGTATagaatggatggagtatttgttTACAGTGGGACAAAgagtataattataaaattgatcTTTGTCCTATTATTGCTGGCTCGTATTTCAATTTGGAGTCATTCCAATATAACTGAAACATTTTCTTTTCggcaaaaataaaaacaaaacactTCCTTATTCTTTAATTGTTTCTATATTTTATTCTCACACTTACTATCTTCGTCCACTTTATCTTGTTAGTGAATGTCGCGGgcttttaatataaaattgataaaataaaaagaattttaACCTCTACTATCAtggaatttttaaaaagttgatTTTTCCCACAACCTTTTAAATTGGTAAATAATATCATTTCCATCGCCGAAAAAATTtcggcaaataatatcatgatgcGGATTTTATTTTCGTAATGTCTCGACAACAACTTTGAGATCTCCAAGTTTGTCAATCTTTGAATATAGTTTTTTTAAAGCACAATCTCCAAAATTGTTCTTAAATCCATTAATATAGCCAAAATTTATCAACATGTGGTAAATAACAAACTTGGGTtctgatattatttgccaatttaAAAGTTCGTGAGAAAAACACAACTTTTTTGAAAGTTTTGTGATATTAGGGGccaatatttcaaataaaaatagacGGTAAGTAAAATTGGTTAAAATGTTACTACTAgctaaaataagaaaaaaaacataaaatatttatttattaatgttCCCAGCTAAAAGAAATCGTTCAACACAAATGAGATGCAGAGAAGGTTAAAAATGAAGTGTACCTCAAATTTGAATATCAATCGAATTTCGTAATAGAGAAATAGGAGCACAGTAGTTTCACTTTCAAATAACCATTATTATAACTGAATTTCCCACCAAAACTCTCTCTACTTCTTCAGCTTAACCGCAAACCACAACCATCCCTCTCTTTCTCCAAGAAATCTCACCCAAAATCAAGAAAATCCAAGCAATGCCGGAAAGATTCTTCACATTTCCTATCCTCTTCGCAATGGCCGCTCTGATCTCTCTACCTTTCTCATTGTCTCAGCAAAGTAATCATCTCCACCTCCGATTATTTTATCCGATCATTTTTTTCTGATTTCTTCGTTTTTGTTGCTGTTTGTTGCAGGTCCGGCGTATCTAGGGCTGGTATCGAACGCCACCGATTTTCCGGCGGAGGATTACTATGATTACATAATCGTAGGCGGCGGCACCGCCGGCTGCGCGCTGGCGGCGACGCTATCGGAGGGGTTTAAAGTTCTTGTGCTGGAAAGAGGGGGGATTCCGTTTGGAGTCCCCAATCTGATGAGTCGCGACGGTTTCCTCACGACATTGATGGAAGTCGACGCCCACGACTCCCCTGCTCAAGCCTTCACCTCCGAGGACGGAGTCCCCAACGCCAGAGGCAGAGTTCTCGGCGGCAGCAGCGCGATCAACGCCGGCTTCTACAGCCGAGCCGATCCCCAATTTTACGCCAAATCGGGGATCGATTGGGATCTTAGGATGGTGAATCAGTCGTATGAGTGGGTGGAGAAGGCGATCGTGTTCAGGCCGGAGCTGAGGCTCTGGCAATCGGCGGTTCGCGACGCGCTGCTGGAGGCCGGGATCGATCCCTACCACGGCTTCAGCTTGGATCACACCGCCGGCACCAAGATCGGCGGCTCCACCTTCGACAGCTCCGGCACAAGGCACAGCGCCGCCGACCTCCTCAGCTACGCCAATCCCCGCAATCTGAAAGTGGTGGTGCAAGCCAGCGTGGAGAGAATTCTGGTGGGGCCCAATCCAGCCCTAACTCCGAAGCAGAGGGCAATCGGCGTCGTTTTCCGCGACAGAATTGGGGGTTTCCACCACGCAATGGTGCGTGAGAATGGGGAAGTGTTAGTCTGCGCAGGGGCTTTAGGCAGCCCTCAGCTCTTG carries:
- the LOC121781122 gene encoding (R)-mandelonitrile lyase-like, which codes for MPERFFTFPILFAMAALISLPFSLSQQSPAYLGLVSNATDFPAEDYYDYIIVGGGTAGCALAATLSEGFKVLVLERGGIPFGVPNLMSRDGFLTTLMEVDAHDSPAQAFTSEDGVPNARGRVLGGSSAINAGFYSRADPQFYAKSGIDWDLRMVNQSYEWVEKAIVFRPELRLWQSAVRDALLEAGIDPYHGFSLDHTAGTKIGGSTFDSSGTRHSAADLLSYANPRNLKVVVQASVERILVGPNPALTPKQRAIGVVFRDRIGGFHHAMVRENGEVLVCAGALGSPQLLLLSGIGPRPYLASWGIPVTLHSPYVGRYLYDNPRNGISIVPPVPLDHSLIQVVGITDSGTYLEAASNIVPFLSPARPVFIRPATSSYVTVATLMEKIVGPLSTGSLRLASTDVRTNPVVRFNYFSNPTDLELCINGTRKIGDVLNTRSMDEFKVHQWFGGREFRYVGTPLPRDQLSDEEMGEFCRRTVSTIWHYHGGCLMGKVVDENLRVVGIGGLRVVDGSTFAVSPGTNPQATLLMMGRHFGMKLLRERDTS